The proteins below are encoded in one region of Rhodospirillales bacterium RIFCSPLOWO2_02_FULL_58_16:
- a CDS encoding pyridoxamine 5'-phosphate oxidase: MANDPTQRKIFHEGELRAQKTWGDPAIWDEARVNRLLWNAIPEKLHQRIESAPFFFLATGDKQGRCDCSFKGGGPGLIRMSAPDRMAFADFNGNGAFMSLGNILENPQVGILFIDFNDGSRLRVNGRAAIHDKGDILALFTDAPRVVTVDIELVVPNCSKYVPRLIPAPE; the protein is encoded by the coding sequence ATGGCGAACGACCCGACGCAACGGAAAATATTCCACGAAGGCGAACTGCGCGCCCAGAAAACCTGGGGCGACCCCGCCATCTGGGACGAGGCGCGAGTCAACAGGCTGTTGTGGAACGCCATCCCCGAGAAACTGCATCAGCGCATCGAATCAGCGCCTTTCTTTTTTCTGGCCACCGGCGACAAACAAGGCCGTTGCGACTGCTCGTTCAAGGGCGGCGGGCCGGGACTGATTCGCATGTCGGCGCCGGATCGCATGGCTTTTGCCGATTTTAACGGCAACGGCGCTTTCATGAGCCTCGGCAATATCCTGGAAAATCCCCAGGTCGGGATTCTTTTCATCGACTTTAATGACGGCTCCCGCCTGCGCGTCAACGGACGCGCCGCCATCCACGACAAGGGTGATATTTTGGCCCTTTTTACCGACGCCCCAAGGGTGGTGACCGTCGATATCGAACTGGTGGTTCCCAACTGCTCGAAATACGTTCCGCGCCTCATCCCGGCGCCGGAATAA